A genomic region of Magnolia sinica isolate HGM2019 chromosome 6, MsV1, whole genome shotgun sequence contains the following coding sequences:
- the LOC131247854 gene encoding uncharacterized protein LOC131247854: MDPQAFVRLSVGSLGLRIPVAASKAMRAGIHSSSSPCLCEIHLQGFPLQTASVPLISSPEATPDPHSIATSFYLEESSVKALLTPGCFKAPHAYLEITVFTGRQGSHCGVSSRKQLIGTFRLQVGPEWGEGKSLLLHNGWIGIGKNRQEGGKPGPELHLRVKLDPDPRYVFQFEDETSLSPQIVQLQGTIKQPIFSCKFSRDRRASQMDPTSNYWSSSTGGIDHDADRMERKGWKVMIHDLSGSAVAAAFMATPFVPSTGYDRVARSNPGAWLILRPDSCGPESWQPWGRLEAWRERGTRDSVCCRLHLVSEGQEAGLVVSEILINAEKGGEFYIDMDRQTPSGTPAPSPQSSGDFTSVGPAVGGFVMNCKVRGEGKSSKPLVQLAMRHVTCVEDAAIFMALAAAVDLSMEACRPFRRKAKRSTHHSL; this comes from the exons ATGGATCCACAAGCTTTTGTCAGGTTGTCGGTTGGATCGCTGGGGCTGAGAATCCCTGTAGCTGCTTCGAAGGCCATGAGGGCTGGAATCCACTCATCTTCTTCCCCATGCTTATGTGAGATCCATCTGCAAGGCTTCCCTCTTCAAACGGCATCAGTCCCCTTAATTTCGTCCCCTGAAGCTACCCCAGATCCTCATAGCATTGCCACAAGCTTTTATCTCGAAGAGTCGAGTGTGAAAGCATTGCTGACACCAGGCTGTTTCAAAGCTCCTCATGCCTATTTGGAGATCACTGTTTTCACAGGGAGGCAGGGGTCACATTGTGGTGTCAGTAGCAGGAAGCAGCTGATTGGGACATTCAGATTGCAGGTGGGCCCTGAGTGGGGCGAAGGAAAGTCGCTGTTGCTTCACAATGGGTGGATTGGCATTGGCAAGAACAGGCAGGAGGGCGGGAAACCGGGGCCAGAGCTCCATCTGAGAGTGAAGCTGGATCCAGATCCGAGATATGTTTTCCAGTTTGAAGATGAGACTTCGCTGAGTCCCCAGATTGTTCAGCTTCAAGGCACCATCAAGCAGCCCATTTTCAGTTGCAAGTTCAGTCGGGACAGGAG GGCATCTCAGATGGACCCAACTAGCAACTACTGGTCAAGCTCCACTGGTGGCATCGACCATGATGCTGATAGAATGGAGAGGAAGGGTTGGAAGGTGATGATCCATGACCTCTCTGGCTCTGCTGTTGCGGCTGCTTTCATGGCGACTCCATTTGTGCCATCCACGGGCTATGACCGTGTTGCTCGCTCCAACCCAGGTGCCTGGCTAATCCTCCGCCCTGACTCATGTGGGCCAGAAAGCTGGCAGCCATGGGGCCGGCTGGAAGCGTGGCGTGAGCGTGGTACCAGAGACTCTGTCTGCTGCCGTCTGCACCTTGTCTCGGAAGGTCAGGAGGCTGGACTTGTAGTGTCAGAGATCTTGATCAATGCTGAAAAGGGTGGGGAGTTCTACATAGATATGGATAGGCAGACACCGTCTGGGACACCTGCACCAAGCCCACAGAGCAGTGGAGACTTCACATCTGTGGGGCCTGCCGTGGGGGGATTTGTCATGAACTGTAAGGTGCGAGGTGAAGGGAAGAGCAGCAAGCCATTGGTGCAGCTGGCCATGCGGCACGTCACGTGTGTGGAGGATGCAGCCATCTTCATGGCACTTGCTGCGGCTGTCGACCTCAGCATGGAGGCTTGTAGGCCCTTCAGGAGGAAGGCTAAGAGGAGTACCCACCATTCTTTATAG